CACCGTGTCATAGGTGTAGGCGGTGGTCATGGTGGCGTTCAGGGCCTCGCGCAGCCTGCGTCGTTCCCGGCCTGGGATGGGCGGGCGTCCTGGACGTTGCGAATCGACCAGGTCCACCAGGTGGCGCCGGATCGCGCGGCCAATGTAAGGGCCGACCTTGCCGCCGAACTTCTCCGAAATCATCCCGCTTCGACTGTCTTGGATGAGCCGGATCGCGGCTTCCTGGTGAAGGTCTTCGCGGCCTAACGCGCTGTCCCCGGTTGCGCGTGCTGCGGTCCGTTCGAGGTCGGCGGCGGCTCGCACGTAAAGCGGCAGCTCCGCCGCGCGGTCTCCCCCGGCTGCGGCTGATACCAGGTCCGGAGTGTCCCGGTGGTCAGCGTGTGCGTTCCCGGCGAGCACGTTGCTCGCCAGTCGCGCAAGGTGCCCCGGCAGTGCTGCGCCCTGTGCCTGGACAGGTCGGTTCGCGTCCATCTGTTCGCGGAACGTGGTTGCTAGCGCGCCCTGCTGGGTGGTGCCCGTACTCAACTTTCCCCTCTCCTTCGGTCCCCCGACCGGATGCCCTCGGTTCACCAAACTAGCGGGGCGCACCGCCACCTCGCCCCCGCAAAAATGGTTTCGGAAGGCCTGTAACGCCCAGGTCAACGGTGTAAACAAAGTTTATGATCAAGAAACCGCAGGCCCAGGCGTGTCGCATAGTAGAACGCGTGTTCGATCTTGGCAGAACTCGCGGCGATCTAGTGACAAGCGTCATGTTTGACGCCTGGTGTCCGATTGATCCTTCCGGGTGATTTTGTGGTGTTCACTCCAACGGTGGATGCGGAGTCAGTCCCGGTCGAGCACCCGCGCTGTTCGCTGGGCGTGGCGGTGGGCTGCTTCGGCATGGAGTACCGCCTGCTCCGCGTGGTGGCGGGTGCGACGCAGCGCGGTGTACACCCCGGCTTCGTCCCGGGCGATCACCAGGTCTTCAACGGGGCGCCGCACTCCGTCAGTGGAGCGGGACCGAACGCCGTCGGGTGTGGCTACGGTCGCGACGTCGGCCACGTCCGAGACGGAGAGGAACGCATCGGCCGCCGACCGGAGGCGCTGCGCGATGCACGCGAAACTGTCATCTTTGAGGGTCATTTGATCAATTCTTTTCTGTTTCAGTAATGGCAAGCAATTCATCTCCGCGCGCGAGGTATGCGATAGCTGCGTGTAGCGTTTCCGTGCTCTCGCGGAAGTGGCCGAGACCGGCATTGCAGGAGTGACACAGCAGGGCGCGCACGGTGCCGGAATGGTGGTCGTGGTCGACCATGAGCCCGAGCGGAAGCCGGTCTTCGTGCCGTCCGCAGAGCGCGCAGCGGTAGCGCTGTGCGGCCCGCAGTTCGTCCACGTCGTCGGCGGTGATCCCGTAACGGGTGACGTACCGGCGGTTGCGCGCCGCGTCCCGGGTGACCTGGTGGCGGATAGCGGCGGCCCGCCGGGTGCAGACGGCACACACGCCCCGGCGGCCGTCCCGGCTCGACTCCCGCCGGTAGAACTCGGACATGGGCTTGAGCAGCCCGCAGTGCGTGCAGACCTTCGCGGCCGGGGCGGTCACGCGGGTGTCCACGTTCGCCAGAGCTCCCGGACGGCGGCCCGCTGGTCGTCGGTCAGCTCGTCGAGCCTGCCCGGCAGCCATCCGCCCAGTGCCCGGCCGCCCTTGGACAGGTTGCAGTCCGCGCAGGCCGTGGCCAAGTTCCACGGCGCGTCGTC
This Amycolatopsis sulphurea DNA region includes the following protein-coding sequences:
- a CDS encoding sigma factor-like helix-turn-helix DNA-binding protein — encoded protein: MSTGTTQQGALATTFREQMDANRPVQAQGAALPGHLARLASNVLAGNAHADHRDTPDLVSAAAGGDRAAELPLYVRAAADLERTAARATGDSALGREDLHQEAAIRLIQDSRSGMISEKFGGKVGPYIGRAIRRHLVDLVDSQRPGRPPIPGRERRRLREALNATMTTAYTYDTVAAVQYARAQFGWTLRHFWTVHGSVFGTPVQWGDAATGGGLTFAETTADPAAADEFDRAEHRVTVRRLIDRADLTARENDIINAVYGFTGTAATTEEAAALLGMSSRHVKRLRASALTKLMHAASDIGLAGAEAPTADIAPIICQQRRHVSVPCLT
- a CDS encoding endonuclease VII domain-containing protein, which encodes MTAPAAKVCTHCGLLKPMSEFYRRESSRDGRRGVCAVCTRRAAAIRHQVTRDAARNRRYVTRYGITADDVDELRAAQRYRCALCGRHEDRLPLGLMVDHDHHSGTVRALLCHSCNAGLGHFRESTETLHAAIAYLARGDELLAITETEKN